In a single window of the Littorina saxatilis isolate snail1 linkage group LG5, US_GU_Lsax_2.0, whole genome shotgun sequence genome:
- the LOC138967703 gene encoding putative carbonic anhydrase 2: MGNAPARERNSKGTQRQGNAPARERNGRGNATARERNGMGNAPARERNGMGNAPARERNSKGTQRQGERTSKETQRQGERNSKGTQRQGERNSKGTQRHGERTSKGTQHYGNATSGKHTSKGTHQQGNAPARERTSKGTHQQGNTTLEERTSTGSQRQDNAPAREHNVRGTH, translated from the coding sequence ATGGGGAACGCACCAGCAAGGGAACGCAACAGCAAGGGAACGCAACGGCAGGGGAACGCACCAGCAAGGGAACGAAACGGCAGGGGGAACGCAACAGCAAGGGAACGCAACGGCATGGGGAACGCACCAGCAAGGGAACGCAACGGCATGGGGAACGCACCAGCAAGGGAACGCAACAGCAAGGGAACGCAACGGCAGGGGGAACGCACCAGCAAGGAAACGCAACGGCAGGGGGAACGCAACAGCAAGGGAACGCAACGGCAGGGGGAACGCAACAGCAAGGGAACGCAACGGCATGGGGAACGCACCAGCAAGGGAACGCAACATTACGGGAATGCAACGTCAGGAAAACACACCAGCAAGGGAACGCACCAGCAAGGGAACGCACCAGCAAGGGAACGCACCAGCAAGGGAACGCACCAGCAAGGGAACACAACGTTAGAGGAACGCACTAGCACGGGATCGCAACGTCAGGACAACGCACCAGCAAGGGAACACAACGTTAGGGGAACGCACTAG